CTTCTAATCTGCGCAGTGCTTCCGTCGCCCAGATATCGCGAATCTCTGGATCGGTTATCGGATCAAGGCTTTCAACTAATCGATCAGCCAACAACGCTCTCGCTTCACTGGGAAGAGAAAGTGCTACTTCGGTGATTTTTTCAACAGGGATAGCCATGCCCGCAGGTTACTCTGAAAAGAAAAGCGA
The Pseudomonadales bacterium genome window above contains:
- a CDS encoding addiction module protein, with amino-acid sequence MAIPVEKITEVALSLPSEARALLADRLVESLDPITDPEIRDIWATEALRRLEEIRSDKVESIPGDVVLARARNLIQQ